The Candidatus Limnocylindria bacterium genome has a window encoding:
- a CDS encoding zinc-ribbon domain containing protein — protein sequence MSFADKTLTCRDCGQEFIWTAGEQEFYASRGLQNPPSRCPADRAARRAGGGGGGGGGGGYGGGAREMFTATCSNCGKEARVPFQPRGDKPVYCSDCFEQRRPSQSRSRY from the coding sequence GTGTCTTTCGCAGACAAGACCCTGACCTGTCGCGACTGTGGCCAAGAGTTCATCTGGACCGCCGGAGAGCAAGAGTTCTACGCGAGCCGTGGCCTTCAGAACCCCCCGAGCCGTTGCCCCGCTGACCGCGCGGCGCGCCGCGCCGGTGGCGGTGGTGGTGGCGGTGGTGGTGGTGGATACGGCGGCGGCGCCCGCGAGATGTTCACCGCGACCTGCAGCAACTGTGGCAAGGAAGCCCGCGTGCCGTTCCAGCCGCGTGGTGACAAGCCCGTCTACTGCAGCGACTGCTTCGAGCAGCGACG